From the genome of Triticum urartu cultivar G1812 unplaced genomic scaffold, Tu2.1 TuUngrouped_contig_4254, whole genome shotgun sequence, one region includes:
- the LOC125527566 gene encoding LOW QUALITY PROTEIN: probable LRR receptor-like serine/threonine-protein kinase At3g47570 (The sequence of the model RefSeq protein was modified relative to this genomic sequence to represent the inferred CDS: inserted 1 base in 1 codon; substituted 1 base at 1 genomic stop codon): MVATGYTSLLMLLLFAVLVADGQPVPMDNAEAATDHSALVSIKSLITSDPASALASWGGNRSLPLCRWRGVTCGARGRRRGRVVALDLSNLGLSGAIAPSVANLTYLRKLKLPVNRLSGTIPSEIGRLLDLRHVNLSHNFFEGGIPASLSQCQQLESISLEYNNLTGVIPPDMGHLPSMRRVQMQYNMLNGLIPRFLGSLRGLQVLDLSFNKLTGIIPSEIGNLTNLVSLNLNFNHLTGSLPSSLGNLQRIQNLCVRGNQLTGLIPLFLGNLSALTVLNLGTNKFEGDIVPLQALSSLSVLILQENSLHGGLPSWLGNFSSLVYLSLGANNLTGAIPESLGNLHMLSARLVLAENSFTGSIPSSLGNLNALSELYLETNQLTGQVPSSIFNMSSLSVFNLAFNQLTGSLLNGKKVNFPVLDIFDVGGNRFHGVIPPWLCNCSMLTIIAVEANMISGTVPPCLGDNLKSLSALILGHNQLLANEDDGLDFMSSLTNSSHLEILDLSSNKFRGVLPNSVANLSTELYALSIADNMISGNIPEGIGNLVNLSYLLMNINXLEGTIPSSLGRLQRLNYLYLDRNNFSGQIPPTFGNLTILNKLSLGSNSLSGPVPSSLRSCPLELLDLQHNKLSGPIPKEVFLISTLSNFMYFQSNLFNGSLPLEIGSLKHITNIDLSDNRISGEIPTSIGDCQSLQFLRMQMNFLHGGIPATMGQLKGLEILDLSHNNLSGEIPEFLGRIKGLGNLNLSFNYFEGEVPKXGIFLDANATAVEGNQGLCGGIPAMKLNPCSILTTKKRSFKLIMIISISSAVLLIIFILALFTFWYSRSKSHQANADLSPINDLHIRVSYAELASATNGFASENLIGVGSFGSVYKGRMVIHEQQVIVAVKVFNLQQRGASHSFLAECETLRCVRHRNLLKILTVCSSMDFQSQDFKALVYEFLPNGNLDQWIHKPLEENEDTVLNLITRLNIAIDVAFALDYLHQHRPLPIIHCDLKPSNILLDNDMVAHVGDFGLARALHQDQSNLLGESSGWAAMRGTIGYAAPEYGLGNEVSILGDVYSYGVLLLEMFTGKRPTDGELGEALGLHRYVQNALAERVANIVDRKLLLKDEDGEANTSNPDRRVDITIACITSILNIGVSCSTEIPTDRMQIGDALKELLTLRDKFQTRLSSIQAASH, translated from the exons ATGGTGGCCACCGGGTACACTTCCTTGCTCATGCTGCTTCTCTTCGCAGTTCTTGTCGCCGATGGTCAGCCAGTCCCCATGGACAATGCTGAGGCCGCCACCGACCACTCTGCGCTGGTGTCCATCAAGTCGCTGATAACCAGCGACCCGGCATCAGCACTGGCCTCATGGGGCGGCAACCGGTCGCTCCCTCTGTGCCGGTGGCGGGGCGTAACGTGCGGCGCTCGTGGGCGCCGTCGTGGACGTGTCGTAGCACTGGACCTCAGCAACCTAGGTCTTTCAGGTGCTATTGCCCCTTCAGTAGCCAACCTTACCTACCTGAGAAAGCTAAAACTCCCCGTGAACCGTCTCTCCGGTACCATACCATCGGAGATTGGCCGTCTCCTCGACCTCAGGCATGTCAACCTGAGCCACAACTTCTTTGAAGGTGGCATCCCGGCATCACTATCACAGTGCCAGCAGCTTGAGAGCATCAGCCTGGAATACAACAACCTCACCGGCGTAATACCTCCAGACATGGGTCATTTGCCCAGCATGCGTCGTGTCCAGATGCAGTACAACATGCTCAATGGCCTGATTCCCCGGTTTTTAGGCTCGTTGCGCGGCCTCCAGGTTCTTGATCTCTCCTTCAACAAGCTTACAGGAATTATCCCATCAGAGATTGGCAACCTCACCAATCTAGTAAGTCTTAATTTGAACTTCAATCACTTGACAGGTTCACTTCCTTCTTCTCTTGGTAACCTTCAGAGAATCCAGAATTTGTGTGTGAGGGGGAATCAACTCACAGGGCTCATTCCACTATTCTTGGGAAACCTCTCGGCATTAACTGTTCTTAATCTTGGAACCAACAAATTTGAAGGGGACATTGTGCCACTGCAAGCACTGTCATCTCTATCTGTCCTTATTCTGCAAGAAAATAGCCTTCATGGTGGCCTTCCTTCCTGGCTAGGAAACTTCTCCTCACTAGTATACCTAAGCTTGGGAGCTAATAACTTAACTGGGGCTATTCCTGAATCATTAGGGAACCTTCATATGTTATCTGCTCGTCTTGTTCTCGCTGAGAACAGTTTTACAGGTAGCATTCCTTCTTCCCTCGGAAACCTTAATGCTCTTTCCGAGTTGTATCTAGAAACGAATCAGCTCACTGGACAAGTTCCTTCTTCCATTTTCAATATGTCCTCTCTCAGCGTATTTAATCTAGCGTTCAACCAGCTAACTGGATCATTGCTGAATGGGAAAAAGGTCAACTTTCCGGTACTTGACATATTTGATGTAGGGGGAAATAGGTTTCATGGTGTTATTCCACCTTGGCTGTGCAACTGTTCTATGCTTACCATAATTGCAGTAGAAGCGAATATGATTTCAGGAACAGTCCCGCCTTGTCTTGGAGATAACCTGAAAAGTTTGTCAGCTCTGATCCTTGGACACAATCAACTACTTGCAAATGAAGATGATGGTTTGGACTTCATGTCCAGTTTAACTAATAGCAGCCATCTGGAGATTTTAGATCTCAGCAGCAACAAATTTCGAGGCGTGCTACCAAATTCAGTAGCCAATCTTTCTACAGAACTGTACGCTCTCAGCATAGCCGACAACATGATAAGTGGCAATATTCCTGAAGGCATTGGGAACCTTGTTAATTTATCATATCTCTTGATGAACATCA CTCTCGAGGGTACTATTCCTTCCTCTCTTGGTAGACTCCAGAGGCTGAACTACTTATACCTGGATAGGAATAATTTCTCAGGGCAAATCCCACCAACCTTTGGCAATCTCACAATATTGAATAAACTCTCTCTTGGATCAAATTCACTTAGTGGACCTGTTCCATCCAGCCTTAGGAGCTGTCCTTTGGAACTGTTGGATCTCCAGCACAATAAGCTCAGTGGTCCGATTCCAAAGGAGGTCTTCCTCATATCTACCTTATCTAACTTCATGTACTTCCAAAGCAACTTGTTTAATGGGTCACTACCACTGGAGATTGGTAGCTTGAAACATATTACAAACATCGATTTGTCTGATAATAGAATTTCTGGTGAAATTCCTACCTCTATTGGTGATTGTCAAAGCCTGCAATTTTTAAGGATGCAAATGAACTTCCTTCATGGTGGAATCCCGGCAACAATGGGGCAGCTGAAAGGCCTTGAAATACTTGATCTTTCACATAACAACTTGTCTGGAGAAATTCCTGAGTTTCTTGGGAGAATAAAAGGCCTTGGTAATTTGAACCTGTCGTTCAACTACTTTGAAGGCGAGGTCCCAAAATAGGGAATATTTCTTGATGCGAATGCAACTGCAGTTGAGGGAAATCAAGGACTGTGTGGGGGTATCCCTGCAATGAAGTTGAATCCCTGTTCCATCCTGACCACCAAGAAACGGTCCTTCAAGCTTATCATGATAATCTCCATAAGCAGTGCAGTGCTGTTGATTATCTTCATTTTAGCACTGTTCACTTTCTGGTACAGCAGGAGCAAGTCACACCAAGCTAACGCAGACCTGTCACCCATCAATGACTTGCATATCAGAGTATCTTATGCTGAATTAGCCAGTGCAACTAATGGTTTTGCTTCCGAGAACCTCATCGGAGTAGGAAGCTTCGGCTCGGTGTACAAGGGAAGAATGGTGATCCATGAGCAGCAGGTCATTGTTGCTGTGAAAGTGTTCAACCTCCAACAACGTGGTGCGTCTCACAGTTTTCTTGCAGAATGTGAGACCCTGAGATGTGTTCGACATCGAAACCTTCTGAAGATCTTAACAGTCTGCTCAAGTATGGATTTTCAGAGCCAGGATTTCAAGGCTCTTGTGTATGAATTTCTTCCGAATGGAAATTTAGATCAATGGATACACAAGCCTCTTGAGGAAAATGAAGACACGGTGCTAAATCTCATCACAAGGCTCAACATCGCCATTGATGTGGCTTTTGCACTGGATTATCTTCACCAACACAGGCCATTGCCAATTATTCACTGTGATCTCAAGCCAAGCAATATTCTCCTTGACAATGACATGGTTGCTCATGTTGGTGACTTTGGCCTTGCAAGAGCCCTGCATCAAGATCAGAGTAATTTGTTAGGAGAATCAAGTGGCTGGGCTGCCATGAGAGGAACAATTGGCTATGCTGCTCCAG AGTATGGTCTGGGCAACGAGGTTTCAATCCTGGGTGATGTGTATAGCTATGGTGTATTGTTGCTGGAGATGTTTACCGGGAAAAGACCAACCGACGGCGAGCTTGGAGAAGCTCTAGGCCTTCACAGATATGTTCAGAATGCACTTGCAGAAAGAGTGGCCAATATTGTGGACCGCAAGTTATTATTAAAGGACGAGGATGGAGAAGCAAACACCTCAAATCCTGATAGAAGAGTAGATATAACAATTGCTTGCATCACTTCAATTCTGAATATTGGAGTTTCATGTTCAACGGAAATTCCCACAGATCGCATGCAAATTGGAGATGCTTTGAAAGAGTTGCTAACACTAAGAGACAAGTTTCAGACGCGCCTTTCCAGTATACAAGCGGCAAGTCATTGA